One Methylophilus sp. TWE2 DNA segment encodes these proteins:
- a CDS encoding PEP-CTERM sorting domain-containing protein codes for MKLSVLALALGVTFSGSAFATANAWDTTAPWAGSTLSQFAEWTDIESINDSTPDVSTNATANLTLNNPAQSGGYSNGSNIYGLGIFAGAVGMQFTTTLGGGDVDGLYDVYLRIGTLGSVPNITATLNGASASASEVNTIGPITIVMGGESAEQEVYWKWANVAGDSLYTFTFSASAPHMSLDQVALATVAVTAVPEPETYGMMGLGLLTLATRRARKNKA; via the coding sequence ATGAAATTATCAGTATTAGCTTTGGCATTGGGTGTCACTTTTAGTGGGTCTGCATTTGCAACTGCCAATGCGTGGGATACCACTGCACCGTGGGCAGGTTCAACGTTGTCGCAATTCGCTGAGTGGACCGACATTGAAAGCATTAATGATTCAACACCAGATGTTTCCACAAATGCGACTGCGAACCTTACATTAAATAATCCGGCTCAATCTGGCGGATATTCAAATGGCTCCAATATTTATGGATTAGGTATTTTCGCTGGCGCAGTCGGTATGCAATTCACTACCACGCTTGGTGGAGGGGATGTGGACGGGCTATATGATGTATATCTGCGTATAGGCACATTAGGTTCCGTACCTAATATCACCGCTACGTTGAATGGCGCTTCCGCCAGCGCTTCAGAAGTGAATACCATCGGCCCGATTACCATTGTGATGGGGGGCGAGAGTGCCGAGCAAGAGGTTTACTGGAAATGGGCTAACGTTGCGGGCGATAGTCTTTATACATTTACATTTAGCGCCTCAGCACCTCACATGAGCCTGGATCAAGTAGCGCTAGCCACTGTGGCTGTTACCGCAGTACCAGAACCTGAGACTTACGGCATGATGGGTTTAGGTTTGTTGACATTGGCAACGCGTCGCGCGCGTAAAAATAAAGCCTAA